Proteins co-encoded in one Christiangramia fulva genomic window:
- a CDS encoding helix-turn-helix domain-containing protein, which produces MIFKDIYPSRPLQEFVKLYRLRHFIIPPVIKIYPKSYPAQPEQCFIFYPRGAEKVEILGSAPLIRSRSVIAGQYTCRMERSSVFSEIIFIVVVLKPGILFRLTGIPSVELNDKTIELEVVFPKDARLVNGLLNSASSYEEMIMIIENFLLDISQRIKVEARVCDKIFSIMADPQNYSIDQLSSKSCLSSRQFERKSFQYLGVNPKFYTRIARFNKTYQMRLKNPDLDWLSIAMACGYYDYQHLVKDYLEFANDTPKLFFQDEYKSLERLLKINV; this is translated from the coding sequence ATGATCTTCAAAGATATTTATCCGTCAAGGCCACTTCAGGAGTTTGTTAAACTCTACAGGTTGAGGCATTTTATTATTCCCCCTGTAATTAAAATTTATCCGAAGTCCTATCCTGCACAACCGGAACAATGTTTTATTTTTTATCCCCGCGGTGCAGAAAAAGTCGAAATTCTGGGCTCAGCACCTTTAATTAGGTCAAGATCGGTAATTGCCGGCCAATATACCTGCCGAATGGAGCGCAGTAGCGTTTTTAGTGAGATTATCTTCATTGTAGTAGTTCTTAAACCCGGCATTCTCTTTAGGCTAACTGGCATTCCTTCTGTTGAATTAAACGATAAGACCATTGAACTCGAGGTAGTCTTTCCAAAAGATGCCAGACTGGTCAATGGGTTGTTGAACAGTGCGTCCAGTTATGAAGAAATGATCATGATCATCGAAAATTTTTTACTGGATATAAGTCAAAGAATTAAAGTCGAAGCCAGGGTTTGCGATAAAATTTTTAGCATCATGGCTGATCCTCAGAATTATTCCATTGATCAATTGTCTAGTAAGTCATGTCTTTCTTCAAGACAATTCGAAAGGAAATCCTTTCAATATTTGGGAGTAAATCCAAAGTTTTACACCAGGATAGCAAGATTTAATAAAACATACCAGATGCGTTTGAAGAATCCAGATCTCGACTGGTTAAGCATTGCCATGGCCTGCGGATATTATGATTACCAGCACCTGGTAAAGGATTATTTGGAATTCGCCAACGACACTCCAAAGCTCTTTTTTCAGGATGAATATAAATCACTGGAAAGACTCC
- a CDS encoding TerC family protein: MEIFLHADTWIALLTLTFMEIVLGIDNIIFISLVAGGLPKDQQKKARLGGLSAALVMRVLLLLSITWIIGLTQPVLTVQEFDLSWRDLILIAGGIFLLVKSTLEIHHKVEGKEEAQKEVKANSFAYAILQIVLLDIIFSFDSILTAVGLTDQLLLMIIAVVISILIMMAFARPVGEFVEKHPTIQILALSFLILIGVMLIVEGAHYHVPKGYIYFAVFFSLAIEMLNMRYRKKAEN; encoded by the coding sequence ATGGAGATATTCTTACATGCCGACACCTGGATCGCCCTGCTTACACTTACGTTTATGGAGATCGTTCTGGGAATAGACAATATCATTTTTATTTCCCTCGTAGCCGGCGGACTTCCAAAAGACCAGCAAAAAAAGGCACGCCTCGGCGGACTTTCGGCGGCCCTGGTAATGCGGGTTTTACTCCTATTAAGCATCACCTGGATCATTGGGCTTACTCAGCCCGTTCTTACTGTCCAGGAATTTGATCTAAGCTGGCGTGACCTAATATTAATCGCAGGTGGAATATTTCTGCTTGTAAAGAGCACCCTCGAGATCCATCATAAAGTAGAGGGCAAAGAAGAAGCTCAGAAAGAAGTAAAGGCCAATTCTTTTGCCTATGCAATTCTCCAAATTGTGCTGCTTGATATCATTTTTTCTTTTGACTCTATCTTAACCGCGGTAGGTTTAACAGATCAGCTGCTGCTTATGATAATTGCAGTGGTAATTTCCATCTTAATTATGATGGCTTTTGCCAGGCCGGTAGGTGAATTTGTGGAAAAACATCCCACAATTCAAATTCTGGCGCTCTCCTTTTTGATCCTCATCGGGGTAATGTTAATCGTTGAAGGTGCCCATTATCATGTCCCAAAAGGCTATATCTATTTTGCCGTATTCTTCTCGTTAGCTATTGAAATGCTGAATATGCGCTACCGGAAGAAAGCTGAAAATTAG
- a CDS encoding DUF1989 domain-containing protein, which translates to MAEVIEKQSGAAFKLKEGQKLKVIDPQGQQVSDMVLFSEDDKREKISSGKTFDFEESILLTKGNFLWSNRSNKMMKILEDTNGRNDFLLAPCSPETFKIMYKKQEYHPSCFENLYTNLKKYGIELDQIPTAFNIFMNVQFTADGKLSVEPPLSKAGDYVLFEAQMNLIVGLTACSAEDSNGGSFKPIHYEIIDD; encoded by the coding sequence ATGGCAGAAGTTATTGAAAAACAAAGCGGTGCAGCTTTTAAACTCAAAGAAGGACAAAAACTAAAGGTGATCGATCCTCAGGGACAGCAGGTGAGCGATATGGTGCTTTTTAGTGAAGATGATAAACGGGAAAAGATATCCAGCGGGAAAACCTTTGATTTTGAAGAAAGTATACTTCTCACTAAAGGAAATTTCCTGTGGAGCAACCGCAGTAATAAAATGATGAAGATCCTTGAAGATACGAACGGGCGAAATGATTTCTTACTGGCCCCCTGCAGTCCGGAAACCTTTAAGATCATGTATAAAAAACAAGAATATCATCCCAGCTGTTTTGAAAATCTTTACACTAATTTAAAGAAGTACGGAATAGAACTCGACCAGATTCCCACGGCCTTCAATATATTCATGAATGTACAATTCACCGCTGATGGAAAGTTAAGTGTGGAGCCGCCCTTGAGTAAAGCCGGTGATTACGTGCTTTTTGAAGCACAAATGAATTTGATCGTGGGCCTGACTGCCTGTTCAGCTGAAGACAGTAACGGGGGCAGTTTTAAACCAATTCATTACGAAATAATAGACGACTAA
- the ligD gene encoding non-homologous end-joining DNA ligase, with the protein MGTEKKFGNHSFEVSNLDKIFFPKKGYTKADLIEYYEKISDTILPYLKDRPLTMIRFPNGIDDKRFYQKDEPDYFPKWIKTKSVNKKEGGKTKYVVCNDKETLVYLASQACITPHIWLSKTDKIDKPDRLIFDLDPSNGDFSEVKKAAKQVRKLLEDDLGLSVYVMTTGSRGLHVVAPIRRSKTFDEVREFAQKAAKYLESQYSEKLTTAARKNKREDKLFLDVARNGTGQTAVTPYAVRPIEGAPVATPLDWDELSKSSLSAQSYNIKNIFRRLGSKGDPWKNIDENAKDLSSAIKKLEKLKKD; encoded by the coding sequence ATGGGAACAGAAAAGAAGTTTGGGAATCACAGTTTTGAGGTCAGTAATCTGGACAAGATATTCTTTCCGAAAAAAGGTTACACTAAGGCTGATCTTATAGAATATTACGAGAAAATTTCGGATACTATCCTACCTTATCTGAAGGACCGGCCGCTGACGATGATCCGTTTTCCTAATGGGATCGATGATAAGCGATTTTATCAGAAAGACGAACCCGATTATTTTCCGAAGTGGATAAAAACAAAATCAGTAAATAAAAAAGAAGGGGGAAAAACCAAATATGTAGTTTGTAACGACAAGGAAACTCTGGTTTATCTGGCCAGCCAGGCTTGTATCACTCCGCATATCTGGTTGAGTAAGACCGATAAGATCGATAAACCTGATCGGCTTATTTTTGACCTGGATCCGTCAAATGGGGATTTTTCCGAAGTTAAAAAAGCGGCAAAACAGGTCCGCAAATTACTGGAAGATGATTTAGGGCTTTCAGTTTATGTAATGACTACCGGGTCTCGTGGTTTGCATGTTGTCGCGCCTATCAGGAGAAGCAAAACTTTTGATGAAGTCCGGGAATTCGCACAGAAAGCCGCAAAATATCTGGAATCTCAATATTCTGAAAAACTTACCACGGCGGCGAGAAAGAATAAACGGGAAGATAAATTATTCCTTGATGTAGCCCGAAATGGAACCGGTCAAACGGCGGTCACGCCATACGCGGTGAGGCCAATTGAAGGAGCGCCGGTAGCCACTCCGCTGGATTGGGATGAATTAAGCAAATCGTCTCTTTCGGCACAGAGCTATAATATTAAAAATATCTTCAGAAGACTTGGCAGTAAAGGAGATCCGTGGAAAAATATTGACGAGAATGCGAAGGATCTTTCTTCAGCAATAAAAAAACTCGAAAAACTTAAAAAAGATTGA
- the ligD gene encoding non-homologous end-joining DNA ligase: MDKLLENLSEELKEKLKKKKQPDWMSPMLAKLTHDVFSDEDWIYERKLDGERCMIYKKEKQVNIMSRNKKNLNHTYPEIIEASEKQKAKNFIVDGEMVAFEGKLTSFSELQKRMHLQNQKEIANHKTKVYFYIFDLMYFDGYDITQLPLLERKKILQKLIKFEDPLRFTSHRNESGEKFFEEACEKKWEGLIAKKADSAYAHSRSSNWLKFKCVNQQEFVIAGYTDPQGSRKGFGSLLIGFYEDDKLQYAGKVGTGYTDEILKDLHEKMSKLEVEKSPFEKNKDLPSKNVHWIEPKLVGEVGFTEWTNSNKLRHPRYLGLRRDKKAKDVVKET, translated from the coding sequence ATGGATAAGCTATTGGAGAACCTTTCCGAAGAACTGAAGGAAAAGCTGAAGAAAAAGAAGCAGCCGGACTGGATGTCGCCGATGCTGGCGAAACTGACGCATGATGTTTTTTCAGATGAAGACTGGATCTATGAGCGAAAACTCGATGGTGAACGTTGCATGATCTATAAGAAAGAGAAGCAGGTGAACATCATGAGCAGGAATAAGAAAAACCTTAACCACACGTACCCTGAAATTATCGAGGCTTCCGAAAAACAGAAAGCAAAAAATTTTATAGTCGATGGCGAAATGGTCGCTTTTGAAGGAAAACTTACCAGCTTTTCTGAATTGCAAAAGCGGATGCACCTACAGAACCAAAAGGAGATTGCCAACCATAAAACTAAAGTCTATTTCTATATTTTCGACCTGATGTATTTCGACGGTTATGATATTACCCAATTACCTCTTCTTGAGCGGAAAAAGATCCTTCAGAAACTGATAAAATTCGAAGACCCGCTGCGCTTTACTTCTCACCGAAATGAATCAGGCGAAAAATTTTTTGAAGAAGCCTGCGAGAAAAAATGGGAAGGCCTTATAGCGAAAAAAGCTGATAGCGCTTATGCTCACAGCCGTTCTTCAAACTGGTTAAAGTTCAAATGTGTGAATCAGCAGGAGTTTGTGATCGCGGGTTATACCGATCCGCAGGGTTCTCGTAAGGGTTTTGGCTCATTGCTGATTGGATTTTATGAGGATGATAAACTTCAGTATGCGGGGAAAGTAGGCACAGGTTATACCGATGAAATTCTGAAAGACCTGCATGAAAAAATGTCGAAACTCGAAGTGGAAAAATCTCCCTTTGAAAAGAATAAAGACCTCCCCTCTAAAAATGTGCACTGGATAGAGCCTAAACTGGTTGGTGAAGTAGGCTTTACTGAATGGACGAACAGTAATAAACTAAGGCATCCAAGATACCTTGGGTTGAGAAGAGATAAGAAAGCCAAAGACGTGGTAAAAGAAACATGA
- a CDS encoding DNA polymerase ligase N-terminal domain-containing protein — MTKKGFLKEYHEKRDFDISSEPFGEEVDKKDKDKQIFVIQKHDASHLHFDFRLLVDGVLKSWAVPKGPSTDPKEKRLAVPTEDHPIKYADFEGVIPQDQYGGGTVMVWDAGTYENEKKDDDGNIISMEDQLKKGHATFILKGKKLKGGYTLIQTQKGKDERWILKKVDDDEADARRNPVNTENKSVLTGRTMEQIRKEAEKDG; from the coding sequence ATGACGAAAAAAGGATTTCTAAAAGAGTATCACGAAAAGCGTGATTTTGATATCTCTTCGGAACCTTTTGGCGAAGAAGTGGATAAAAAAGACAAGGACAAGCAAATTTTTGTGATCCAGAAACACGATGCCAGTCATCTGCATTTCGATTTCAGGCTGCTCGTTGATGGAGTACTAAAAAGCTGGGCGGTGCCAAAGGGTCCGTCTACCGATCCGAAAGAAAAAAGACTGGCCGTTCCAACCGAAGATCATCCTATCAAATATGCCGATTTTGAAGGAGTAATTCCCCAAGATCAATACGGCGGCGGCACGGTGATGGTATGGGATGCGGGAACTTATGAGAATGAAAAGAAAGATGATGACGGGAATATTATTTCTATGGAAGATCAGCTCAAAAAAGGCCATGCTACCTTTATTCTTAAAGGGAAAAAATTAAAAGGAGGCTATACGCTGATCCAGACTCAAAAAGGCAAAGATGAGAGATGGATCCTGAAAAAGGTCGATGATGATGAAGCCGATGCGAGAAGGAATCCGGTGAATACTGAAAATAAATCGGTTTTGACCGGCAGGACTATGGAACAGATTCGAAAAGAGGCTGAGAAAGATGGATAA
- a CDS encoding FMN-binding negative transcriptional regulator, whose translation MYRPEKYRKDEDDFIFSFIKKHPFATFVINGKRLLGTHIPILPLGKPGDFKLYSHIANHNEQQAFLKNGAEALIIFQGPNSYISSSWYKEKDISTWDYSAVHVNAKIVLQNRQELEYSLKKLVQRFEKDQEKPLFYEDIPSKILKEHLPQITGFWLEPFKVEGVAKLHQNYREEDVKTVVEKLGECEGGKALSEEIRKENKIDKNFES comes from the coding sequence ATGTACCGACCAGAAAAATACCGTAAGGATGAGGATGATTTCATCTTTTCATTTATCAAAAAACATCCTTTTGCCACTTTTGTGATAAATGGGAAAAGGCTTCTGGGAACGCATATCCCAATTCTTCCTTTAGGAAAACCGGGAGACTTCAAGCTCTATTCGCATATTGCCAATCACAATGAACAACAGGCCTTTCTGAAAAATGGTGCCGAGGCTCTTATTATTTTCCAGGGTCCGAATTCTTATATTTCATCTTCCTGGTATAAGGAAAAAGACATTAGCACATGGGATTATTCGGCGGTGCATGTAAATGCAAAGATCGTTTTGCAGAACAGGCAGGAGCTTGAATATTCGTTGAAGAAGCTGGTTCAGCGCTTTGAAAAAGACCAGGAAAAACCACTTTTTTACGAAGATATTCCTTCAAAAATACTGAAGGAGCACCTGCCTCAAATTACGGGCTTCTGGCTGGAACCTTTTAAAGTGGAAGGAGTGGCAAAACTTCACCAGAATTACCGTGAGGAAGATGTTAAAACAGTGGTAGAAAAACTTGGGGAATGTGAAGGAGGAAAAGCGCTAAGCGAGGAAATAAGAAAAGAAAATAAGATCGATAAAAATTTTGAGTCATGA
- the gntA gene encoding guanitoxin biosynthesis heme-dependent pre-guanitoxin N-hydroxylase GntA: MKILEKSMRKNRRVLEIEEKKRLKKQFENFILKNDHPCIMAQTVFRMDEVDLHKYDSFGTAESARNLIKDIGAYLNNYDFESNDFRTFLAIFPNSPEYSEIEFEKLLWKQLEFLHKADKSEWDGEVSSDPESEHFSFSLCGKAFYIVGMHPGASRKARQSPYTAIAFNLHWQFEKLREMGTYQTVRDRIRDRDRELQGSINPMLEDFGTNSEARQYSGRAVDKKWKCPFHQTK, encoded by the coding sequence ATGAAAATTCTTGAAAAATCAATGCGTAAAAACAGAAGGGTTTTAGAGATAGAGGAGAAAAAAAGGCTTAAAAAGCAGTTTGAAAATTTTATTCTGAAAAATGATCATCCCTGCATAATGGCGCAGACCGTTTTTAGGATGGATGAAGTTGATCTTCATAAATATGATTCTTTCGGAACCGCTGAAAGTGCAAGAAATTTAATTAAAGACATAGGCGCATATCTTAACAATTACGATTTCGAATCTAATGATTTCCGCACTTTCCTGGCGATATTTCCCAATTCGCCGGAATATTCCGAAATTGAATTTGAAAAGCTTCTCTGGAAACAGCTGGAATTTTTGCATAAAGCTGATAAATCGGAATGGGACGGGGAAGTTAGTTCCGATCCCGAAAGTGAGCATTTCAGTTTTAGTTTATGCGGAAAAGCTTTCTATATAGTGGGAATGCATCCCGGAGCTTCCAGAAAGGCCCGGCAGAGTCCTTACACTGCCATTGCGTTTAATCTGCACTGGCAGTTTGAAAAGTTGCGTGAAATGGGAACTTATCAAACGGTACGAGATCGAATTCGCGATCGCGACCGGGAATTGCAGGGGAGTATCAATCCGATGCTGGAAGATTTTGGGACAAACAGTGAAGCCAGGCAGTATAGCGGACGGGCAGTAGACAAAAAATGGAAATGTCCGTTTCATCAAACTAAATAA
- a CDS encoding DUF421 domain-containing protein, which produces MGPTFEKWFTSDWPSLLAIILTTLGIYLAVIIFTRLAGKRSFSKMSSFDFAMTVAVGSLIATTVLSSDVSLWDGIVGLGAIYIFQIGVALLRRFEIIKKIVDNSPLLLMDGDKILHKNLRKARVSEDDLRSKLREANVLELNQVRAVVFETTGDISVLHSTDPDENLESWLLKNVDR; this is translated from the coding sequence ATGGGACCAACATTCGAAAAATGGTTTACTTCAGACTGGCCCTCCCTGCTAGCAATTATCCTTACTACACTTGGGATTTACCTGGCGGTGATCATTTTTACAAGGCTGGCCGGAAAGCGAAGTTTCTCAAAAATGTCAAGTTTCGATTTCGCTATGACCGTTGCAGTAGGTTCCCTTATAGCCACTACTGTTCTCTCTTCAGATGTAAGTCTTTGGGATGGGATTGTTGGGCTGGGAGCTATCTACATTTTCCAGATTGGAGTGGCGCTTCTTCGAAGATTTGAAATAATAAAGAAAATAGTAGACAATTCCCCCCTGCTACTAATGGACGGAGATAAAATTCTCCATAAAAATCTTAGGAAAGCAAGGGTTAGTGAAGATGATCTTCGGTCAAAGCTTAGGGAGGCAAATGTGTTGGAGCTGAATCAGGTGAGAGCAGTTGTTTTCGAAACTACCGGTGATATATCTGTTTTGCATAGCACTGATCCAGATGAAAATTTAGAAAGCTGGCTATTAAAAAATGTTGATCGATAA
- a CDS encoding SDR family oxidoreductase yields MSKPTNVPDQDQKQPGDEFKMRPEPEIIRDDYKGSEKLKAKTALITGGDSGIGRSVAVHFAREGADVAIVYLNEDKDAAETKELVEKEGKKCMIVSGDLKEEGFSREVIAKVIESFGKLDIVVNNAAMQFPKEEVEEVSNEQFRKTFRNNLYPYFYIVKEALKHLKEGSVIINTTSVTSYRGSEHLLDYSSTKGAITSFTRSLSKMLVERKIRVNGVAPGPIWTPLIPSTFDDVSGFGKKVPMGRPGQPSEVGPAYVFLASKDSSYMTGQVIHINGGEIVGA; encoded by the coding sequence ATGAGCAAACCAACCAACGTACCAGACCAGGATCAAAAGCAACCGGGGGACGAATTCAAAATGCGTCCCGAGCCGGAAATTATTCGTGATGATTATAAGGGAAGTGAGAAGCTGAAAGCTAAGACCGCATTGATCACCGGAGGCGACAGCGGAATTGGTCGCAGTGTGGCCGTTCATTTTGCCAGGGAAGGAGCCGATGTGGCAATTGTTTATCTGAATGAAGACAAAGATGCGGCAGAAACCAAAGAATTGGTAGAGAAAGAGGGGAAAAAATGCATGATCGTTTCAGGAGATCTGAAGGAGGAAGGCTTCAGCAGGGAAGTAATTGCTAAAGTTATCGAATCATTCGGAAAACTTGATATCGTGGTCAACAATGCCGCGATGCAATTTCCAAAAGAAGAAGTGGAAGAAGTGAGCAATGAGCAATTCAGAAAAACTTTCAGAAACAATCTTTATCCATATTTCTACATCGTTAAAGAGGCACTGAAACATTTAAAAGAAGGTTCGGTAATTATCAATACCACTTCTGTGACCTCTTATCGGGGAAGCGAACACCTGCTGGATTATTCGAGTACCAAAGGAGCGATCACCAGTTTTACCAGATCACTTTCAAAAATGCTGGTCGAAAGAAAAATTAGAGTGAACGGAGTAGCTCCGGGTCCCATATGGACTCCGCTGATCCCTTCGACCTTTGATGATGTTTCCGGATTTGGAAAAAAAGTACCTATGGGACGTCCCGGGCAACCAAGCGAAGTAGGTCCGGCCTATGTCTTTCTCGCCAGTAAAGACAGCAGTTATATGACGGGCCAGGTGATTCATATTAATGGCGGCGAAATTGTAGGAGCATAG
- a CDS encoding glycerophosphodiester phosphodiesterase gives MTNFSRPFLKIGHRGAKGLLAENTLDSIQKALEIGVDMIEIDVHKCASGELWVIHDFTLDRTTDGSGEIAKRPADVIRKLKVEGHFKIPLLTEVLDLIEGKCAINIELKGLNTAGPVCKEVQKRIAARNWQYDDFLISSFQMNELFKVRQFDQDVPVAVLSKASVPEAIEYGKKLKASAIHPSLGIITRDNTKLCHEEGFKVNVWTVNERNDILRMIDFGVDGIISDYPNRLHNPLLSLKP, from the coding sequence ATGACAAATTTTAGCAGACCATTTTTGAAGATAGGCCATCGTGGAGCAAAAGGCCTTCTAGCCGAAAATACTCTTGATAGTATTCAAAAGGCGCTGGAAATTGGCGTGGATATGATAGAGATCGATGTGCATAAATGTGCCAGCGGCGAGCTTTGGGTCATTCACGATTTCACGCTTGACCGCACTACTGATGGAAGTGGGGAAATTGCCAAACGGCCGGCAGATGTCATTCGAAAACTTAAGGTGGAAGGCCATTTTAAAATCCCGTTGCTTACCGAGGTTCTCGACCTCATTGAAGGTAAATGCGCGATCAATATTGAGCTGAAGGGCCTGAATACGGCAGGCCCGGTTTGTAAGGAAGTTCAGAAAAGGATCGCTGCCAGAAACTGGCAATATGACGATTTTCTTATTTCCAGTTTTCAGATGAATGAACTTTTTAAGGTTCGCCAATTCGATCAGGATGTTCCCGTCGCGGTGCTGAGTAAAGCCAGCGTTCCCGAAGCTATCGAATATGGTAAAAAACTCAAGGCTTCTGCCATTCATCCTTCGCTCGGGATCATTACCCGGGATAACACCAAACTCTGTCATGAGGAGGGTTTTAAAGTAAATGTTTGGACGGTAAACGAGCGCAACGACATTCTGAGAATGATCGATTTTGGCGTTGACGGGATCATTTCAGATTACCCGAACAGGCTTCATAATCCGCTGCTCAGTCTCAAGCCCTGA